One genomic window of Quercus lobata isolate SW786 chromosome 9, ValleyOak3.0 Primary Assembly, whole genome shotgun sequence includes the following:
- the LOC115960230 gene encoding tubulin alpha chain-like, which translates to MRECISIHIGQAGIQVGNACWELYCLEHGIQPDGQMLSDKTIGGGDDAFNTFFSETGAGKHVPRAVFVDLEPTVIDEVRTGNYRQLFHPEQLISGKEDAANNFARGHYTIGKEIVDLCLDRIRKLADNCTGLQGFLVFNAVGGGTGSGLGSLLLERLSVDYGKKSKLGFTVYPSPQVSTSVVEPYNSVLSTHSLLEHTDVAILLDNEAIYDICRRSLDIERPTYTNLNRLVSQVISSLTASLRFDGALNVDVTEFQTNLVPYPRIHFMLSSYAPVISAEKAYHEQLSVAEITNSAFEPSSMMAKCDPRHGKYMACCLMYRGDVVPKDVNAAVATIKTKRTIQFVDWCPTGFKCGINYQPPTVVPGGDLAKVQRAVCMISNSTSVAEVFSRIDHKFDLMYAKRAFVHWYVGEGMEEGEFSEAREDLAALEKDYEEVGAEADEGEDDEGDEY; encoded by the exons ATGAGAGAGTGCATTTCAATCCACATTGGTCAAGCCGGTATTCAAGTCGGGAATGCCTGCTGGGAACTCTATTGCCTTGAACATGGCATCCAG CCTGATGGCCAAATGCTAAGTGACAAGACTATTGGTGGAGGTGATGATGCCTTCAACACCTTTTTCAGTgaaactggtgctgggaagcaTGTCCCTCGTGCTGTCTTTGTTGATCTTGAGCCCACTGTCATTGATGAAGTGAGGACTGGGAATTACCGCCAGCTCTTCCACCCAGAACAGCTTATCAGTGGCAAGGAAGATGCTGCTAACAACTTTGCCCGTGGCCACTATACTA TTGGCAAGGAGATTGTTGATCTGTGCCTGGACCGTATCAGAAAGCTTGCTGACAACTGCACTGGCCTCCAAGGATTTCTGGTTTTTAACGCTGTTGGTGGGGGCACTGGTTCTGGGCTTGGCTCCCTTCTCTTAGAGCGTTTGTCTGTTGATTATGGGAAGAAATCAAAGCTGGGTTTCACAGTTTACCCTTCTCCACAGGTCTCCACATCTGTTGTTGAGCCCTACAACAGTGTCCTCTCCACCCACTCCCTCCTGGAACACACTGATGTGGCTATACTTTTGGACAATGAGGCCATCTATGATATTTGCAGGCGCTCCCTTGACATTGAGCGACCCACCTACACCAACCTCAACCGACTTGTCTCCCAG GTGATTTCATCCTTGACGGCCTCTCTTAGATTTGATGGTGCACTAAATGTGGATGTGACTGAATTCCAAACCAACTTGGTTCCCTACCCCAGGATCCACTTTATGCTTTCCTCTTATGCACCAGTCATCTCTGCTGAGAAAGCATATCATGAACAACTTTCAGTAGCTGAAATTACCAACAGTGCTTTTGAGCCTTCTTCTATGATGGCAAAATGTGATCCTCGTCATGGAAAGTACATGGCATGCTGCTTGATGTACCGTGGTGATGTTGTGCCTAAGGATGTCAATGCTGCCGTTGCTACAATCAAGACCAAGCGCACCATTCAGTTTGTTGACTGGTGCCCCACTGGATTTAAGTGTGGTATCAACTACCAGCCTCCCACTGTTGTTCCAGGAGGAGACCTTGCCAAGGTGCAGAGAGCTGTTTGCATGATCTCAAACTCTACCAGTGTAGCTGAGGTGTTCTCCCGCATTGACCACAAGTTTGATCTCATGTATGCCAAGCGTGCCTTTGTGCATTGGTATGTTGGTGAGGGAATGGAGGAAGGAGAATTCTCTGAAGCTCGTGAGGACCTTGCTGCCTTGGAGAAGGATTATGAGGAGGTTGGTGCTGAGGCAGATGAGGGTGAGGATGATGAAGGTGATGAGTACTAA
- the LOC115961864 gene encoding receptor-like protein 7, producing MGLQLFPFVFMRFLFFLWGLSLISVGSFSTVRPLCHDDESFALLQFKQTFTINQPPSYAPANSKISSWLTHNSDCCMWDGVQCDENTGYVTSLDLSSSYLYGSINSSSSLFQLVHLQWLNLANNNFNHSRVPLGVRQLSKLTYLNLSNSAFSGQIPSEILQLSKLVSLDIGLNSLSLHKHGLKSITDKLMNLEELVLSEVEILSTIPSNLANLSSLTSIDLSDCRLHGEFPIGIFQLPNLKSLNVSFNSNLTGHVPEFNRSSPLEVLGLAFTSFSGMLPDSIGNLKSLFSLDVGGCNFSGPIPSTFDNLTELTYLRLSSNNFNLGTLSWVGKHTKLTHLYLKSTNLFGFISFSLRNLTQLKTVHLGYNHLTGPIPSWLANLTQLNILWLQANNLYGPIPMSISNLKNLQILDLFLNQLSGTVKFDLFLELKSLFYLQLSGNDLSLHINPNTNTTLQKFKVLGLGSCHLNDFPDFLRNQDQLEVLLLDNNTIHGQITKWIANVSKDSLVILDLSANFLTGFDQTLGTLPWTGLKKLDLFDNKFQVSLPIPPPSIISYDISNNSLHGEISQMICNLSSLSYLDLSYNNLSGFLPQCLRNLRNLSVFNLQHNNFHGRIPQIFLEGCKLRMISLNHNGFQGPLPSSLANCTMLEILDLGNNHIIDFFPSWLDILPELRILILQSNGFHGILTPNANFGFPKLHVIDLSNNNFSGKLPSEYFQIWKSMKSFDAGGLTYMKANGQVQISINGWFFILYYPMTFTIKGIRTEYEKIQNIFVAIDLSSNRFEGEIPKIVGNLRVLHTLNLSKNILTGSIPLSLVNLTNLESLDLSQNMLSGEIPMQLVDLTFLAVLNVSHNHLTGPIPEGKQFSTFENSSFDGNEGLCGSPLSKKCAGSKDLTPPPSIFVEDQGSESPFEFDWKPVMMGYGCGFIVGVFVGKIMIKRKYDWFRKTFAVGHPT from the coding sequence ATGGGTTTGCAACTTTTTCCCTTCGTGTTCATGcgctttctttttttcctgtgGGGCCTTTCTCTTATATCTGTTGGCTCCTTTTCTACTGTGCGGCCACTTTGCCATGATGATGAGAGTTTCGCCTTGTTGCAATTCAAACAAACCTTTACCATCAATCAGCCACCATCTTATGCTCCTGCAAATTCAAAGATTTCGTCGTGGCTGACACACAATAGTGATTGCTGCATGTGGGATGGTGTTCAATGCGATGAAAACACGGGTTATGTAACTAGCCTTGACCTTAGTAGCAGTTACCTTTATGGTTCCATCAACTCCAGCAGCAGCCTCTTCCAGCTTGTTCACCTCCAATGGCTTAATCTCGCCAACAACAACTTCAATCACTCCCGAGTCCCACTTGGTGTAAGGCAGCTTTCAAAGCTTACTTACCTTAACCTCTCTAATTCTGCATTTTCAGGTCAAATCCCATCAGAAATTTTACAGCTTTCTAAGTTAGTTTCCCTGGATATCGGTTTGAATTCATTGAGTCTCCACAAGCATGGTCTCAAAAGTATAACTGATAAGTTAATGAACTTGGAAGAACTTGTTCTTAGTGAGGTTGAAATATTATCTACTATACCTAGTAACTTGGCAAACTTATCTTCTTTAACATCTATTGATCTTAGTGATTGTCGTTTGCACGGTGAGTTTCCAATAGGAATTTTTCAGCTTCCAAATCTCAAATCTCTCAATGTGAGCTTCAATTCAAATCTCACTGGACATGTTCCAGAATTTAACAGAAGTAGCCCCTTGGAAGTTTTGGGACTTGCGTTCACAAGTTTCTCTGGCATGCTACCAGATTCAATTGGTAACCTGAAATCCTTATTTAGCTTGGATGTTGGAGGATGCAATTTCTCTGGACCAATACCGTCCACATTTGATAACCTTACTGAGCTTACTTATTTAAGGCTTTCATCTAACAATTTCAACCTCGGAACTTTGTCTTGGGTTGGTAAGCATACCAAACTCACTCATTTGTATCTAAAAAGTACCAATTTATTTGGTTTCATTTCGTTTTCTCTTAGAAACTTAACTCAGCTTAAAACTGTACATCTAGGTTACAATCATTTAACTGGTCCTATCCCATCTTGGCTAGCAAACCTCACCCAACTAAATATTTTGTGGCTTCAAGCAAATAACTTGTATGGTCCAATTCCAATGTCAATTTCCAATCTCAAGAACCTTCAAATTCTAGATctatttttaaatcaattgaGTGGCACAGTAAAATTTGACTTGTTTCTAGAACTCAAAAGCCTCTTTTACCTCCAACTATCTGGTAACGATCTTTCATTGCATATTAATCCCAATACCAACACTACCCTTCAAAAATTTAAGGTATTAGGGTTGGGTTCGTGTCACTTAAATGACTTCCCAGATTTCCTCCGAAACCAAGATCAGTTGGAAGTTTTGTTACTTGATAACAACACAATTCATGGCCAAATAACAAAGTGGATTGCAAACGTAAGTAAAGACAGTCTTGTGATTTTGGACCTTTCTGCAAACTTCCTTACAGGTTTTGATCAAACTCTAGGTACACTCCCGTGGACCGGTCTAAAAAAGTTGGACCTTTTTGATAACAAGTTTCAAGTGTCTCTCCCAATTCCACCTCCTTCCATTATTTCTTATGATATCTCTAATAACTCGCTTCATGGAGAAATCTCTCAAATGATATGTAATCTAAGTTCTCTATCTTATCTTGATTTGTCATACAACAACTTGAGTGGCTTCCTTCCCCAATGTTTAAGAAATTTGAGAAACCTTTCAGTTTTTAATCTACAGCACAACAACTTCCATGGCCGTATTCCCCAAATATTCCTGGAAGGATGTAAATTAAGGATGATCAGTTTGAatcataatggttttcaagggCCTTTACCAAGTTCACTAGCCAATTGTACTATGCTGGAAATTCTTGATCTTGGAAACAAtcatataattgattttttcccCTCTTGGTTGGACATTCTTCCAGAGCTAAGAATCCTCATTTTGCAATCAAATGGATTCCATGGTATTCTTACACCTAATGCAAATTTTGGATTTCCAAAATTACATGTCATCGACCTTtctaacaataatttttctggTAAGTTGCCATCTGAATACTTCCAAATTTGGAAATCCATGAAAAGCTTTGATGCAGGTGGCTTAACATATATGAAGGCAAATGGACAAGTCCAAATATCAATCAATGGctggtttttcattttatattaccCAATGACATTCACAATCAAAGGCATAAGGACAGAATATGAgaagatccaaaatatctttgTGGCCATTGATCTCTCAAGCAACAGGTTTGAAGGAGAAATTCCAAAAATTGTGGGTAATCTAAGAGTACTTCATACACTTAACCTTTCCAAAAATATTCTTACTGGTTCTATCCCATTGTCTTTGGTAAACCTTACAAACCTGGAATCGCTGGACCTTTCTCAAAACATGCTCAGTGGAGAGATTCCTATGCAATTGGTAGATCTCACCTTCCTTGCTGTCTTGAATGTGTCTCATAATCATCTCACAGGACCTATACCAGAAGGAAAACAATTTTCCACATTCGAAAACAGTTCATTCGATGGAAATGAGGGATTGTGCGGAAGCCCATTGTCAAAAAAATGTGCCGGTTCCAAGGACCTAACACCTCCACCATCAATTTTTGTAGAAGATCAAGGATCAGAGTCTCCATTTGAGTTTGATTGGAAACCAGTCATGATGGGGTACGGATGTGGATTTATAGTTGGAGTTTTTGTTGGGAAAATTATGATCAAAAGGAAGTATGATTGGTTTAGAAAGACTTTTGCAGTTGGCCATCCAACATGA
- the LOC115961865 gene encoding uncharacterized protein LOC115961865 yields the protein MDRLPFDGAVHTDTIGFAGGLWVLWNSDRVKVSHLSSTEQEVHIAVKVRFSDTNWLLSAVYASPRSAERQVLWGNLMCVAELHNMPWIIAGDFNEPLLGEDKFGGRVVSVNRSLLFKECLDKCSMMDIGFSGPRFTWTNRREVQALIQERIDRFFVNPDWCMLYPDARVTHLIRSHSDHCPILLEMTPGVINGRKRLFRFQSCWLLDPSFPNVVSQAWRDSLVDAIGNFTMEASAWNKGKFGNIFAKKKNLLAKINGIQRAVALKPSNFLLNLENDLLKELDAVLNQEEEFWALKSRVNWMIQGD from the coding sequence ATGGACAGGCTTCCTTTTGATGGTGCAGTTCATACGGACACAATCGGGTTTGCGGGTGGTCTTTGGGTGTTGTGGAATTCAGATAGAGTTAAGGTTTCTCATCTGTCCAGCACGGAGCAAGAAGTGCATATTGCGGTTAAGGTACGCTTTTCTGATACTAACTGGTTATTATCTGCTGtgtatgctagtcctaggaGTGCTGAAAGGCAAGTTCTGTGGGGTAATCTTATGTGTGTGGCAGAGTTACATAATATGCCTTGGATCATAGCAGGGGATTTTAATGAGCCTCTCTTAGGGGAGGACAAATTTGGAGGCAGGGTAGTGAGTGTGAATAGGTCCCTTTTGTTCAAGGAATGTTTGGATAAATGTAGTATGATGGACATTGGGTTTTCGGGTCCTCGTTTCACTTGGACAAATAGAAGGGAAGTCCAAGCTTTGATTCAAGAAAGAATTGACCGGTTTTTTGTCAATCCCGATTGGTGCATGCTGTATCCTGATGCTAGAGTTACTCACCTTATTAGGAGTCACTCGGATCATTGTCCAATTTTGCTTGAGATGACTCCTGGAGTAATTAATGGGAGGAAGAGGCTTTTTAGATTCCAGTCATGTTGGTTGCTAGACCCTTCCTTCCCAAATGTTGTTTCTCAGGCGTGGAGAGATAGCTTAGTGGATGCTATTGGAAATTTTACTATGGAAGCTTCTGCTTGGAATAAAGGCAAGTTTGGGAATATTTTTGCTAAGAAGAAGAATCTGTTGGCCAAAATTAATGGTATTCAGAGGGCAGTAGCTTTGAAACCCTCgaattttttgctgaatctcGAAAATGATCTTCTTAAGGAGCTCGATGCAGTTCTTAATCAAGAGGAGGAATTTTGGGCTCTTAAATCTCGGGTGAATTGGATGATTCAGGGTGATTGA